The Sulfitobacter indolifex genome contains the following window.
GTCGTTGTGGGCTTTGGTGGCTATCCGTCGATCCCGGCCCTTGGCGCCGCTTGGGCGCTGCGGATGCCGCGGATGATTCATGAACAGAACGGTGTTCTGGGCCGCGTGAACGAGATTTTTGCCAAACGTGTGCATGCGGTGGCCTGCGGCATCTGGCCCACCAAGCTGCCCGAGGGCGTGCAGGGCTGGCATGTTGGCAACCCAGTGCGCGCGAGTGTCTTGGACCGTGCAGGGGCCGCCTATATCCCGCCCGGTGACTATCCAATGGAGGTGCTGGTGATGGGCGGCAGCCAAGGCGCGCGCATCCTCAGTGACGTGGTGCCCCCGGCACTGGCCGCTTTGCCGATGAACATGATCCGCAACATCCGCGTCAGCCATCAGGCCCGCGACGAAGACGGTCAGCGGGTGGCAGATTACTATGCCGACTCTGGCATCAGCGCCGATGTGCGCCCCTTCTTTGACGACGTGCCGCGCCGCATGTCCGAAGCGCAGCTGGTGATCAGCCGCTCGGGCGCGTCGAGTGTGGCAGACCTGTCAATCATTGGACGGCCTTCGATCTTGATCCCCTTTGCCGCCGCAGCAGGGGACCATCAAACCGCCAATGCCCGTGGCTTGGTCGAGGCCGGAGCCGCGATCATGGTGCCTGAGCGTAAGGCGAACCCCGAAATCATGACCGAGCAAATCCTCGCGGTGTTGGAGATGCCCCAAGGGGCGTTGCAGATGTCGCGGGCCGCGCTTTCGGTCGGCAAACCGGATGCGGCTGAGACACTGGCTGATATGGTTGAACAGCTTGCATCCCACGGCACGCTGACCCCCGCAGAAGAGGAATACCCCCAATGAACGCCGCCGCCACCAAGCTGCCGACCGATGTCGGCCCGATCCACTTCGTCGGTATCGGCGGCATCGGCATGTCCGGCATCGCCGAGGTGTTGTTGAACCACGGCTACAATGTGCAGGGGTCAGACCTGAAAACCACCAAAATCACCGTGCGGCTGGCTGAGTTGGGCGGGCGCATCTTTGAAGGCCAAGCGGCTGAGAACATCGAAGGGGCGGCGGTGATCGTGATCTCTTCGGCGATCAAGCCGGGCAATGCTGAGTTGGACGAGGCCCGCCGTCGTGGCTTGCCGGTGGTGCGCCGCGCCGAGATGTTGGCCGAGTTGATGCGCCTGAAATCCAACATCGCCGTGGCGGGCACCCATGGCAAAACGACGACCACCACGCTGGTGGCCGAACTGCTCGTTGCGGGGGGCATTGA
Protein-coding sequences here:
- a CDS encoding UDP-N-acetylglucosamine--N-acetylmuramyl-(pentapeptide) pyrophosphoryl-undecaprenol N-acetylglucosamine transferase; protein product: MAAPLLIIAAGGTGGHMFPAQALAEVMLQRGWRVKLSTDARGARYTGGFPEAVEITQISSATFARGGVAAKALVPFRIASGVVRAGLNMLRDRPSVVVGFGGYPSIPALGAAWALRMPRMIHEQNGVLGRVNEIFAKRVHAVACGIWPTKLPEGVQGWHVGNPVRASVLDRAGAAYIPPGDYPMEVLVMGGSQGARILSDVVPPALAALPMNMIRNIRVSHQARDEDGQRVADYYADSGISADVRPFFDDVPRRMSEAQLVISRSGASSVADLSIIGRPSILIPFAAAAGDHQTANARGLVEAGAAIMVPERKANPEIMTEQILAVLEMPQGALQMSRAALSVGKPDAAETLADMVEQLASHGTLTPAEEEYPQ